In one Deinococcus detaillensis genomic region, the following are encoded:
- a CDS encoding DUF1003 domain-containing protein, producing the protein MSALDQGKTVTMQGVTLTDSRPDSSPDSRLEQLLSQNAAIHTLMEQQSQANLTTLHRPVERFAQLLSRPNFIFTALTVFLMWIVLNLNLHFFVHRSWDSPPFFWLQGLIGVLGLVITSTVLISQARQAGLAEQRSQLQLQIILLTEQRSAKIVALLEELRRDLPSVRDRLDEEADVMQQASDPHSILKVIGQIENSTESAAEQETPETEKPAAAGQTGAEP; encoded by the coding sequence TTGTCAGCATTGGATCAGGGCAAAACGGTGACAATGCAGGGCGTGACGCTCACCGACTCCCGACCCGACTCCTCGCCTGATTCTAGATTGGAGCAACTGCTCTCGCAAAACGCGGCCATCCATACCCTGATGGAACAGCAGTCGCAGGCCAACCTGACCACCCTACACCGCCCGGTAGAGCGCTTCGCCCAATTGTTGAGCCGCCCCAATTTCATCTTCACGGCGCTGACGGTGTTTTTGATGTGGATTGTCCTCAACCTCAATCTTCACTTTTTTGTCCACCGGTCTTGGGACAGCCCGCCTTTTTTTTGGTTGCAGGGGCTGATCGGCGTCTTGGGACTGGTGATCACCTCCACCGTGCTGATTTCACAGGCGCGGCAAGCTGGCCTCGCCGAGCAGCGCTCGCAGTTGCAACTGCAAATCATTTTGCTGACCGAGCAGCGCAGCGCCAAAATCGTGGCCCTGCTCGAAGAACTGCGCCGCGACCTGCCCAGCGTGCGCGACCGCTTGGACGAAGAAGCCGACGTGATGCAGCAGGCCAGCGACCCACATTCCATCTTGAAAGTCATCGGACAAATTGAAAACTCAACTGAAAGCGCAGCCGAACAGGAAACGCCGGAAACGGAAAAGCCCGCCGCTGCCGGTCAGACGGGGGCTGAGCCTTGA
- a CDS encoding thiolase family protein produces the protein MIPSPLSDLDVVIVSAVRTPIGSIRGALSSVRPDDLAAHIIKAAVERSGVNPSDIEEVILGCANQAGEDNRNVARMAALLAGLPQTVAGLTVNRLCASGLSALNTAARAIKNGDGEVYVAGGVESMTRAPLVMSKGSAAFAGGNVTVYDTTLGWRFPNPAMEALFPLEAMGQTAENIVQQSREGTYEGGEISREDQDAFALESQRRTLEAINAGRFKDQIVPVPIQSKKGTTLFDTDEHPRLKKVGERFELATDLETLANLKPAFRKGGSVTAGNASGLNDGAAALVLMSAKKARELNLKPLARWLGGAAAGVDPRVMGLGPIPATRKVLERTGLSVQDLDLVELNEAFAAQALACIRELGLDPAKVNVNGGAIALGHPLGMSGARLAVALVHELRAWGQRYGLATLCVGVGQGEAAILEAL, from the coding sequence ATGATCCCCTCTCCCCTTTCCGACTTAGATGTGGTAATCGTTTCCGCCGTCCGCACGCCAATTGGCAGCATCCGCGGCGCACTCTCCAGTGTGCGGCCCGACGACTTGGCCGCCCACATCATCAAGGCCGCCGTGGAACGCAGCGGCGTGAACCCCAGTGACATTGAGGAAGTCATTCTCGGCTGCGCCAACCAAGCTGGAGAAGACAACCGCAACGTGGCGCGGATGGCCGCTTTGCTAGCGGGATTGCCGCAAACGGTGGCGGGTCTGACGGTCAACCGGCTGTGCGCTTCGGGCCTGAGCGCTCTCAACACTGCCGCCCGCGCCATCAAAAACGGAGACGGCGAGGTGTACGTGGCGGGTGGAGTCGAGAGCATGACCCGCGCTCCGCTGGTGATGTCCAAGGGCTCGGCGGCGTTTGCGGGCGGCAACGTCACCGTTTACGACACCACGCTGGGCTGGCGCTTTCCGAATCCGGCGATGGAAGCCCTCTTTCCGCTGGAGGCGATGGGCCAGACTGCCGAAAATATCGTGCAGCAAAGCCGAGAGGGAACTTACGAGGGCGGCGAAATCAGCCGTGAAGATCAGGACGCCTTCGCGCTGGAGTCGCAGCGGCGCACTCTGGAGGCCATCAACGCTGGGCGGTTCAAAGATCAGATCGTGCCGGTGCCGATTCAGAGCAAAAAGGGCACGACCCTCTTTGACACCGACGAGCACCCCCGTCTCAAAAAAGTGGGCGAACGCTTTGAACTCGCCACCGACTTAGAGACGCTGGCCAATCTCAAGCCTGCTTTCCGCAAGGGCGGCAGCGTCACGGCGGGCAACGCTTCGGGCCTTAACGACGGAGCGGCGGCGCTGGTGCTGATGAGCGCCAAGAAAGCGCGGGAGCTGAACCTTAAGCCGTTGGCCCGCTGGCTCGGCGGCGCGGCGGCGGGCGTAGACCCCCGCGTCATGGGCCTCGGCCCTATTCCCGCCACCCGCAAAGTGCTGGAGCGCACCGGGCTGAGCGTCCAAGACTTAGATCTGGTGGAACTCAACGAAGCCTTCGCTGCACAGGCGCTGGCCTGCATCCGCGAACTGGGCCTCGATCCGGCCAAAGTCAACGTGAACGGCGGAGCGATTGCGCTGGGGCATCCGCTGGGCATGTCGGGGGCGCGGCTGGCGGTGGCCCTCGTTCACGAACTGCGGGCGTGGGGTCAGCGTTACGGTCTGGCGACTTTGTGCGTAGGTGTCGGGCAGGGCGAGGCGGCAATTCTGGAAGCGCTGTAA
- a CDS encoding sensor histidine kinase, with amino-acid sequence MNIRLRLALGMALVTALVVVVVAGVQFLALRSFLSLSEHERLEMLVPTLETSLEAQLRSGTAPLKLTALPRNVDIRVLSAGKIVAQTNNFPAIALTESLGYRPLAKHNVLIASMDLSGQPATAQLASDLLGVLNPLRAYLRALAITVPTATLLVALLSFAFTGRLLRPLAQLEAVAARLGREGNLRLALPGAGQPDELGRLARTLQVTFAQLADLREREAEFTQAAAHDLRSPLAALKTRLQGALAGPRTPLELREDIGEALSDIERMRLLTDDLLLLAGGEREVQTLPLSLAHLTGEVVDRLRERTPDVQLDFETRGDTTVLGDATLLTHLVENLIENGFRHGQGADMQVCVVGVAELVRLEVSDAGPGVPSAALPRLAEPFYRVDAARVGEGNGLGLAIVHRAAKVHAAELSFENSQPSGLKVVVEFQRGEPRL; translated from the coding sequence GTGAATATCAGGCTGCGCTTGGCGCTGGGCATGGCTTTGGTCACGGCGCTGGTGGTGGTGGTGGTGGCGGGCGTGCAGTTTTTGGCGCTGCGCTCTTTTTTGTCGCTCTCTGAGCATGAGCGCCTAGAGATGCTGGTGCCCACCCTGGAAACCAGTTTGGAGGCCCAACTGCGTTCCGGCACTGCGCCGCTCAAACTTACCGCCTTGCCCCGGAACGTGGACATCCGGGTGCTGAGCGCCGGAAAGATCGTGGCGCAAACCAACAATTTTCCTGCAATTGCGCTCACCGAGTCACTGGGCTACCGGCCTCTGGCCAAACACAATGTGCTGATCGCATCGATGGATCTCAGTGGGCAGCCCGCCACCGCGCAACTGGCCAGCGACCTGCTCGGCGTTCTCAACCCGCTGCGGGCCTACCTCCGGGCGCTGGCGATCACCGTGCCGACGGCAACTCTTCTGGTGGCGCTGCTGAGCTTCGCTTTCACGGGGCGGCTGCTGCGGCCACTGGCGCAACTTGAAGCGGTAGCCGCTCGGCTGGGCCGTGAGGGCAATTTGCGTTTGGCGCTGCCCGGCGCGGGCCAGCCCGACGAGTTGGGGCGGCTGGCCCGCACCCTACAAGTCACCTTTGCCCAGCTCGCTGATCTGCGTGAGCGTGAGGCCGAGTTCACTCAGGCGGCGGCCCACGATCTGCGCTCCCCGCTGGCAGCGCTCAAGACCCGCTTGCAAGGAGCGCTGGCCGGGCCGCGCACGCCGCTCGAGCTGCGCGAGGACATCGGTGAGGCGCTTTCCGATATCGAGAGAATGCGTCTGCTGACCGATGATCTGTTGCTCCTGGCAGGCGGCGAGCGGGAAGTGCAAACCTTGCCGCTGAGTTTGGCTCACCTCACCGGAGAAGTGGTTGATCGCCTGCGTGAACGCACTCCAGACGTGCAGCTGGATTTCGAAACGCGTGGCGACACCACTGTGCTGGGCGACGCGACCTTGCTAACCCACTTGGTCGAAAACCTGATCGAAAACGGGTTTCGGCACGGACAGGGAGCCGACATGCAAGTCTGCGTCGTGGGCGTGGCCGAACTGGTGCGCTTGGAGGTCAGTGACGCTGGCCCCGGTGTGCCGAGCGCCGCGCTGCCCCGCTTGGCCGAGCCGTTTTACCGCGTGGACGCTGCCCGCGTCGGAGAGGGCAACGGTCTGGGGCTGGCCATCGTCCACCGAGCCGCCAAAGTCCACGCCGCCGAACTGAGCTTTGAAAACAGCCAGCCCAGCGGCTTAAAAGTGGTGGTGGAGTTCCAGCGCGGCGAGCCGAGACTCTGA
- a CDS encoding response regulator transcription factor, with protein MRLLLVEDDGRIAQPTARALSEAGHQVKLEVSGQSGLAAANSGNYDALLLDVMLPGLSGFELARRLRADDNRVPIVFLTARSALEDRVEGLDIGGDAYLVKPFELPELLATLRAVVRRGEVARTAQMPFGDGAGLLDARQRQVWWQGELVGLTAREYALLETLVLSKGRWFSREELLSKVWGPDFSGAARVVDVYVSYLRRKLAAEMLLSSRGLGYRVP; from the coding sequence GTGCGGCTGCTGCTGGTTGAGGATGACGGGCGAATCGCCCAGCCCACCGCGCGGGCGCTCAGCGAAGCGGGCCATCAGGTCAAGCTGGAAGTCAGCGGCCAGAGCGGCTTGGCAGCGGCGAACTCCGGCAATTACGACGCGCTGCTCTTGGACGTGATGCTGCCGGGCCTGAGCGGTTTTGAACTGGCCCGCCGCCTCAGAGCAGACGACAACCGCGTGCCCATCGTCTTTTTGACAGCCCGCAGCGCCCTTGAAGACCGTGTGGAAGGACTGGACATTGGAGGTGACGCTTATTTGGTCAAGCCGTTTGAACTTCCAGAGCTGCTGGCCACCTTACGGGCGGTGGTGCGGCGCGGCGAAGTCGCCCGCACGGCCCAGATGCCCTTCGGTGACGGCGCGGGCCTCCTGGACGCCCGACAGCGGCAAGTCTGGTGGCAAGGCGAGTTGGTCGGCCTGACCGCCCGCGAATACGCCCTCCTCGAAACCTTGGTGCTGTCTAAGGGCCGCTGGTTTAGCCGCGAGGAACTGCTCTCTAAAGTTTGGGGACCGGATTTCAGCGGCGCGGCGCGGGTGGTGGACGTGTACGTGAGTTACTTGCGCCGCAAGTTGGCCGCCGAGATGCTGCTGAGTTCTCGTGGACTGGGCTACCGGGTGCCGTGA